One window of Planctomycetaceae bacterium genomic DNA carries:
- a CDS encoding Ig-like domain-containing protein, with amino-acid sequence MFSRKSITTTTLLTILTSIVGCGGGASDAPTLYSASGVVKYKGAPVPSISVAFIPEGGAGLAAEGTTDSEGKFVLATNSASGAKAGTYNVALVHVPDEVPDMFASPEKSKADEVIPKKYGDPKTSDLKATVSEDESKNTYTFELE; translated from the coding sequence ATGTTTAGTCGCAAGTCAATCACAACGACAACCCTGCTCACTATATTAACATCGATTGTCGGGTGCGGTGGCGGAGCGAGCGACGCTCCGACCCTTTACAGTGCTTCCGGTGTGGTGAAATACAAAGGGGCTCCTGTGCCCAGTATCTCGGTCGCGTTCATTCCGGAAGGTGGCGCCGGACTGGCGGCCGAAGGAACCACCGATTCTGAAGGCAAGTTTGTTCTCGCCACAAATTCAGCCAGTGGTGCAAAAGCCGGAACGTACAACGTCGCCCTGGTGCATGTGCCCGATGAGGTTCCGGACATGTTTGCGTCCCCGGAAAAATCAAAGGCCGACGAAGTCATCCCCAAAAAATACGGCGACCCCAAGACTTCTGACTTGAAGGCAACAGTATCCGAAGACGAATCAAAGAACACCTACACATTCGAATTGGAATAG
- a CDS encoding DUF1559 domain-containing protein codes for MRRCTRRDGFTLIELLVVIAIIAILIALLLPAVQQAREAARRTQCKNNMKQIALAIYNYHDTFNTFPTNGALRNFPGNSSLPANTGAGGNQITNSGQSWMMHILPYIEQANLYNQIDFNGTGGTWISKFQNNTNNQQIAKTVIRAYLCPSDNTNNNGLLDRRSDWHVAGDSFAVTNYKACAGSNWQAGLATWNPVVSTSGRNANNGDGLNFGNGYLCSNQLGNNGPTRVRDVTDGTSNTFAAGEALAGYSQWNWWYNPNAVTATAAITLNYFVKLPGTPAINNWPNNYGFNSRHVGGGHFAMLDGSARFVSENVDLGVYRAYGTISGGEIPGDL; via the coding sequence ATGAGACGATGCACCCGAAGAGATGGCTTTACACTGATCGAACTTTTGGTCGTGATTGCAATCATCGCAATCCTGATCGCCCTGCTCCTGCCAGCCGTTCAACAAGCTCGCGAGGCTGCCCGCCGAACCCAGTGCAAGAACAACATGAAGCAGATTGCACTGGCCATTTACAATTATCACGACACGTTCAACACGTTCCCAACGAATGGTGCTCTGCGCAACTTTCCTGGCAACAGCTCACTGCCAGCGAACACAGGGGCCGGCGGTAACCAGATTACAAACTCCGGACAAAGCTGGATGATGCATATCCTTCCCTACATCGAACAGGCCAATCTTTACAACCAGATTGACTTCAACGGTACAGGTGGCACATGGATCAGTAAGTTCCAGAACAACACCAACAATCAGCAAATTGCAAAAACAGTCATTCGTGCCTATCTCTGCCCTTCGGACAACACCAATAACAACGGTTTACTGGACCGACGATCGGACTGGCACGTGGCGGGCGATTCCTTCGCGGTGACCAACTACAAAGCCTGTGCCGGCAGCAACTGGCAGGCAGGTCTTGCCACATGGAATCCAGTTGTTTCCACCAGCGGCAGAAACGCCAACAACGGCGATGGCCTCAACTTCGGAAATGGGTACCTGTGCTCGAACCAGCTCGGCAACAACGGACCAACCCGGGTACGGGACGTAACCGATGGAACAAGCAACACATTCGCCGCTGGCGAAGCGCTCGCTGGCTATTCGCAATGGAACTGGTGGTATAACCCCAATGCAGTCACCGCCACGGCTGCCATCACTCTCAACTATTTCGTGAAACTACCCGGGACACCGGCCATCAATAACTGGCCGAACAATTACGGCTTTAACAGCCGACACGTCGGTGGTGGTCACTTCGCGATGCTGGACGGCAGTGCCAGATTCGTCAGCGAAAATGTAGATCTGGGTGTCTATCGAGCTTACGGCACCATCAGCGGCGGCGAAATTCCCGGTGACCTTTGA
- a CDS encoding heavy metal translocating P-type ATPase — translation MTSKEKDPLHPPSLQSDHSLQDHRGIVDIQPTPNAEGLQIAYDPARLSEDDVRYLVNEHMGEVTSAIHKLTLRLEGAGSEASANRLGGRVQQIPGVRRAVATYLGRVLTLTFDAQQTTNDRVIEGIKQTGANVKSFESSFRSGARAGFVDKLRSGQLNEEVSCAIGFIALVTAATVDYRIGMTTATWILYCVAYIFNGQQGVRSALASLRERVLDVDVLMVLAAIGAAIVGAPFEGALLLFLFAFSNVLQRYAMERTQRAIEALLTLRPETALRKSESGNEVVSVEDLQIDDIVIVRPGEYIPVDGVVSEGNSSVDESSLTGESMPVSKSSGDTLFAGTLNQSGGLEIRVNRRAEDSTLSRMVKLVAEAQAEKSGTQQFLEQAEQYYATGVIAFTVLVFAVPWLLWKQPFSEAFYRAMTIMVVASPCALVISTPATVLSAIGGAARRGILIKGGSHLERAAQIDIVAIDKTGTLTVGRPALTDMVTATGVHVMMSEESGAPLSEDVRHLLAAAASLEARSEHPLATAIVRSANEHAIELVPASEFQSTTGKGAEAVIAGTRYIVGSERMFREAEADGMAELFSSSSPLQARGKTCVWLGVAEQDRVVAKAVLVMADTLRPEARKLVEDLHRVGVKRVVMLTGDQLPVAEAIGEEAGVDDVRADLLPEDKVNAIRELKQQGRVMMIGDGVNDAPALAASDLGVAMGAAGTDIAMETADIVLMGDKLENIALLQTLARKSQRVLRQNLTFAGLVIVLLIAAALGFNLPLPVGVVGHEGSTVLVCLNGLRLLLLTSD, via the coding sequence ATGACGTCAAAAGAAAAAGATCCGCTGCATCCACCCTCCCTGCAAAGCGACCATTCCCTGCAGGATCATCGGGGGATCGTCGATATTCAGCCGACGCCAAATGCGGAGGGCCTGCAGATCGCCTATGACCCTGCCAGGCTTTCAGAAGATGACGTTCGCTACCTTGTCAACGAACACATGGGCGAGGTCACTTCGGCTATCCACAAACTCACACTCCGGCTGGAAGGTGCAGGCAGCGAAGCCAGTGCGAATCGACTGGGGGGACGAGTGCAGCAGATTCCGGGCGTCCGCAGAGCCGTCGCTACCTATCTGGGGCGAGTTCTGACGTTGACCTTTGACGCTCAACAGACAACAAATGATCGGGTAATCGAAGGAATCAAACAGACGGGAGCGAACGTTAAGTCGTTCGAATCCTCATTCCGATCCGGGGCTCGTGCAGGCTTTGTGGACAAACTTCGCTCAGGTCAACTGAACGAAGAAGTCTCCTGCGCAATTGGCTTCATCGCGCTCGTCACGGCAGCGACCGTTGATTATCGAATCGGGATGACCACGGCGACGTGGATCCTCTATTGCGTTGCATATATTTTTAACGGGCAACAGGGTGTCCGGTCCGCTTTGGCCTCCCTGCGCGAACGTGTTCTGGATGTCGATGTGCTGATGGTGCTGGCCGCCATCGGAGCCGCCATTGTGGGGGCTCCGTTCGAAGGTGCCCTGCTCCTGTTTCTGTTTGCTTTTTCGAACGTACTGCAACGTTACGCGATGGAACGCACTCAACGCGCCATCGAAGCATTGCTGACCCTGCGTCCGGAAACCGCGCTGCGGAAAAGTGAATCCGGCAATGAAGTAGTTTCTGTTGAAGACCTGCAGATTGACGACATCGTCATCGTGCGACCAGGGGAATATATTCCGGTGGACGGAGTCGTCAGTGAAGGCAACAGCAGTGTCGATGAATCGTCGCTGACCGGCGAATCCATGCCGGTCAGCAAGTCTTCCGGCGATACCCTTTTTGCAGGTACGCTCAATCAGAGTGGTGGTCTCGAAATCCGCGTCAACCGTCGAGCCGAAGATTCTACTCTCTCCCGTATGGTCAAACTTGTCGCGGAAGCTCAGGCCGAAAAATCAGGTACTCAGCAGTTTCTCGAACAGGCGGAACAGTACTATGCCACCGGCGTCATTGCCTTCACTGTCCTGGTCTTTGCAGTCCCCTGGCTCCTTTGGAAGCAGCCTTTCTCCGAAGCATTTTACCGCGCGATGACAATCATGGTGGTTGCGTCCCCATGTGCTTTGGTCATCAGCACTCCCGCGACAGTTTTGTCTGCTATCGGCGGCGCCGCTCGAAGAGGCATTCTGATTAAAGGTGGATCCCATCTGGAACGTGCCGCACAGATTGACATCGTTGCCATCGATAAGACAGGAACGCTGACCGTAGGTCGCCCTGCACTTACTGACATGGTCACCGCGACGGGCGTACACGTGATGATGTCTGAAGAATCGGGAGCGCCCCTGTCAGAAGATGTTCGTCACCTGCTGGCCGCAGCAGCATCGCTCGAAGCACGTTCCGAACATCCACTCGCCACAGCCATTGTTCGAAGTGCAAACGAACATGCAATCGAACTGGTGCCCGCATCCGAATTCCAGTCTACCACCGGTAAGGGAGCCGAAGCCGTTATCGCCGGGACGCGTTACATCGTGGGCAGCGAGCGAATGTTTCGCGAAGCAGAAGCCGATGGAATGGCCGAATTGTTTTCGTCCTCGTCGCCCCTGCAAGCGCGCGGAAAGACCTGCGTCTGGCTGGGCGTTGCAGAACAGGATCGGGTTGTGGCGAAAGCGGTTCTGGTCATGGCCGACACATTGCGACCGGAAGCACGGAAACTGGTGGAGGATCTGCATCGCGTTGGCGTCAAACGCGTCGTCATGTTAACGGGAGATCAATTGCCAGTCGCCGAAGCCATCGGAGAAGAAGCCGGGGTGGACGACGTAAGGGCCGACCTGCTTCCGGAAGACAAAGTCAACGCCATTCGCGAACTCAAACAACAAGGTCGCGTGATGATGATCGGCGACGGAGTCAACGATGCCCCGGCGCTCGCCGCCTCTGACCTTGGCGTTGCCATGGGAGCAGCCGGGACCGACATTGCGATGGAAACAGCAGACATTGTTCTGATGGGTGACAAGCTTGAAAACATCGCACTTCTGCAGACGCTGGCCCGCAAGTCACAACGAGTTCTTCGACAGAACCTGACGTTTGCCGGGCTGGTCATCGTGCTTCTGATCGCGGCGGCACTGGGCTTTAACCTGCCGCTTCCCGTTGGTGTGGTTGGCCATGAAGGAAGTACTGTTCTGGTTTGCCTGAATGGATTGCGATTGCTGCTGTTGACCAGCGACTGA
- the hisD gene encoding histidinol dehydrogenase yields MSPIQINTIDCRNGDATAMFHQLREKLSPRGDVVSEAGRQRTIQLFGEALSPREVVKRICEDVRTDGIDALLRYTEKLDRKQLTAETIRVTPEELEDAARKADPAFIETVRHIRDNITEFQQAVLPQDAHVIRTTGNGTVELRQRHLPMKRVGICVPGGAAAYPSTVLMTAVPAMTAGVKEIAIVVPPTDFGGYNIDMLATCHTIGVTEIYRVGGAQAVAAMAYGVAGLNRVDKIVGPGNLFVALAKQHVFGDVDIDSIAGPSEVIVLADETANPEFIAADLISQAEHSPGSGVLITWHEPLIQQVQTALERQLALLPRGDLARQSLEEYGALILARSEHEAAELTDLLAPEHLHISMDDAERMLGQIQNAGAIFMGHYTPVALGDYIAGPSHVLPTGGTARFANGLAATDFLKRSSVIQYDKAALEADADRVRLIADKEGLTAHSASVDIRRN; encoded by the coding sequence ATGTCACCGATTCAAATCAACACAATCGACTGTCGCAATGGCGACGCGACAGCAATGTTTCATCAGCTGCGCGAGAAGCTCAGCCCTCGAGGTGACGTTGTTTCCGAAGCCGGCAGACAACGAACCATCCAGCTTTTCGGCGAAGCGCTGAGTCCCCGTGAAGTTGTCAAACGCATTTGCGAAGACGTACGAACGGACGGGATTGACGCTTTACTCAGGTACACAGAGAAGCTCGATCGCAAACAACTGACGGCAGAAACCATCCGAGTCACCCCGGAGGAACTCGAAGATGCTGCCAGAAAGGCTGATCCTGCATTCATCGAAACCGTCCGCCATATCCGGGACAATATCACGGAATTTCAGCAGGCCGTTCTTCCGCAGGATGCACATGTTATCCGCACGACCGGCAACGGCACTGTTGAACTGCGCCAGCGACACCTTCCCATGAAGCGAGTGGGCATTTGTGTCCCGGGGGGAGCCGCCGCATATCCGTCCACCGTGCTGATGACCGCGGTGCCTGCAATGACGGCGGGAGTGAAAGAGATTGCCATCGTGGTGCCGCCCACAGACTTTGGTGGCTACAACATCGATATGCTGGCAACGTGTCATACAATCGGAGTGACGGAAATCTACCGCGTGGGAGGCGCGCAGGCTGTTGCAGCCATGGCGTATGGCGTTGCAGGTCTGAACCGCGTCGACAAGATTGTCGGCCCCGGCAACCTGTTTGTGGCCCTCGCGAAGCAGCACGTTTTTGGTGATGTCGACATTGACAGCATCGCCGGACCAAGCGAAGTCATCGTTTTGGCGGATGAAACAGCCAACCCGGAATTTATCGCAGCCGATTTGATCTCCCAGGCCGAACACAGCCCCGGGTCCGGTGTCCTGATTACCTGGCACGAACCTCTCATCCAGCAGGTCCAAACCGCACTCGAACGTCAGCTCGCCCTGCTGCCCCGCGGTGATCTTGCTCGCCAGAGCCTCGAAGAATACGGCGCGCTGATTCTGGCCCGCAGTGAACACGAAGCAGCAGAATTGACAGACTTACTCGCTCCCGAGCACCTGCACATTTCCATGGACGACGCCGAACGAATGCTCGGCCAGATCCAGAATGCCGGGGCCATTTTTATGGGCCATTACACTCCGGTTGCTCTGGGTGACTACATCGCCGGTCCATCCCACGTCCTGCCCACTGGAGGAACGGCTCGCTTCGCCAACGGCCTTGCGGCTACAGACTTTCTGAAACGCAGCTCGGTAATTCAGTACGATAAGGCCGCCCTGGAGGCCGATGCCGATCGGGTCCGACTAATCGCAGACAAAGAAGGCCTGACAGCCCATAGTGCCAGTGTTGATATCCGGAGAAACTGA
- the ltaE gene encoding low-specificity L-threonine aldolase yields MNLIAGIHDPAESIPVNPEATKPIDLRSDTVTKPSAAMRWAMLTAEVGDDMLGEDPTVNQLEARIAEMCGKQAAVFVCSGTQANQVAVRVHCRPGDELLINETGHIANFEAGGAAALSGVTVRTIQAEQGRLDVDQLKGRIRSNDQHYGRTKLVCLENTTNLGGGVSYSLPHLRRVSEWARSHGLRLHLDGARVFNAVVSQGYALADVCECFDTISICFSKGLGCPMGSVVVGSHDDIFESRRVRKLFGGAMRQAGFAAAAALYALDHNIHRLTDDHENAKTLGHLLQQIPGMTVETETLETNLVYFSVDPSFGSAVQMVAALQKAGVLLFPMGGQRMRAVTHLNVSAEDMHRTADILRQCLADGISDQPLTTSGPYEK; encoded by the coding sequence GTGAATTTAATCGCCGGGATCCACGACCCGGCAGAAAGTATCCCTGTGAATCCTGAGGCGACAAAGCCCATCGACCTGCGAAGTGACACGGTGACGAAGCCGTCGGCGGCTATGCGATGGGCCATGCTGACTGCCGAAGTCGGCGATGATATGCTCGGAGAAGATCCGACGGTCAATCAGCTGGAGGCCAGGATTGCGGAAATGTGTGGCAAGCAGGCGGCCGTTTTCGTTTGCTCCGGGACTCAGGCAAATCAGGTGGCTGTTCGAGTTCATTGTCGGCCAGGCGACGAATTGTTGATCAACGAAACGGGGCACATCGCCAATTTTGAAGCGGGTGGCGCGGCGGCCTTAAGTGGTGTAACGGTGAGGACGATCCAGGCAGAGCAGGGTCGGCTGGACGTCGACCAACTCAAGGGGCGTATCCGTTCGAATGATCAGCATTACGGCCGAACGAAGCTTGTCTGCCTCGAAAATACGACGAATCTGGGCGGTGGTGTATCGTATTCCCTGCCGCACCTGCGCCGCGTTTCGGAATGGGCGCGATCTCATGGTCTCCGCCTGCACCTGGATGGGGCTCGTGTTTTTAACGCGGTTGTTTCACAGGGATACGCTCTGGCTGACGTATGCGAATGCTTTGATACCATTTCCATCTGCTTTTCCAAGGGACTTGGCTGCCCGATGGGATCCGTCGTCGTTGGAAGTCATGACGATATTTTTGAATCGAGACGCGTACGGAAACTGTTCGGTGGTGCGATGCGGCAGGCTGGTTTCGCTGCTGCTGCGGCCCTTTACGCGCTGGATCACAATATTCATCGGCTGACTGACGATCATGAAAATGCGAAAACTCTCGGGCACCTCCTTCAGCAGATTCCGGGAATGACGGTCGAAACGGAAACCCTGGAAACGAATCTCGTTTACTTTTCCGTAGATCCTTCCTTCGGTTCGGCTGTGCAGATGGTCGCTGCCCTGCAGAAAGCCGGCGTACTATTGTTTCCGATGGGGGGGCAGAGGATGAGAGCCGTCACACATCTGAATGTTTCTGCCGAAGATATGCATCGCACTGCAGACATCTTGCGCCAGTGTCTTGCTGACGGAATCAGCGACCAGCCCTTAACGACGTCCGGGCCCTACGAAAAATGA
- the larE gene encoding ATP-dependent sacrificial sulfur transferase LarE, whose amino-acid sequence MSDTSPLIDPVSASTDAISEIANRLVDRLAGYGPVAVAFSGGVDSAVVAKAAVLALGDRCVAVTAVSPSLAESDRKLAVQTARELSIRHVEFSTNEFDRVEYRANAGNRCFYCKDTLYSLTAARLQQLQVGGIVNGANVDDLGDHRPGMMAAREHHVRSPLIEEGIDKATVRALARYWQLDVAEKPASPCLASRIAYGVEVTAERVARVEKAEAFLRDLVGNVELRVRCEPNEIARIEIPLDQLHRLTTPDCRGQVTTCLRSLGFRAVTLDLDGFRSGNLNDALPLVQLQTGRVENREA is encoded by the coding sequence ATGAGTGACACTTCCCCATTGATTGATCCGGTGTCAGCGAGTACTGATGCCATCAGCGAAATCGCCAATCGTCTTGTTGACAGGCTGGCAGGCTACGGTCCCGTTGCCGTCGCGTTTTCGGGGGGTGTGGACAGCGCAGTTGTCGCAAAGGCGGCTGTTCTGGCTTTGGGAGATCGATGTGTCGCGGTAACAGCCGTCAGTCCCAGTCTTGCCGAATCGGATCGCAAATTGGCTGTTCAGACAGCAAGAGAACTGAGCATCAGGCATGTCGAATTCAGTACCAATGAATTCGATCGCGTGGAGTATCGGGCGAACGCTGGCAATCGCTGCTTCTACTGCAAAGACACTTTGTACTCGCTGACGGCGGCCCGTTTGCAGCAATTACAAGTGGGCGGTATCGTCAATGGGGCCAATGTTGACGACCTTGGTGATCATCGTCCGGGCATGATGGCCGCACGTGAACACCATGTGCGAAGCCCACTGATTGAAGAGGGGATTGATAAAGCCACGGTTCGTGCTCTGGCCCGATACTGGCAATTGGATGTTGCAGAAAAACCTGCGTCGCCGTGTCTGGCCAGTCGGATTGCTTACGGTGTCGAGGTCACTGCTGAACGAGTGGCGCGTGTTGAAAAGGCCGAAGCATTTCTGCGTGATTTGGTTGGCAACGTGGAATTGCGAGTTCGATGTGAGCCCAACGAGATAGCTCGCATCGAAATTCCTCTCGACCAGCTTCATCGACTGACGACACCTGATTGTCGGGGTCAAGTCACCACCTGTCTGCGATCGCTGGGCTTTCGCGCGGTGACTCTGGATCTGGACGGATTTCGTTCGGGGAATCTGAATGACGCGCTGCCTCTGGTACAGTTGCAGACGGGGCGCGTTGAGAACAGGGAAGCGTAA
- a CDS encoding MEKHLA domain-containing protein: MTAIWNSPEWTLRTTQLLDSWKRWIGSELIERTHPEEDAERLYKSPFVVVAHGTETDPLLNYGNLSALRLWQMTIEEFIGTPSRKTAEPIHRDERERLLARTRSDGYIDNYSGIRISSTGQRFQIENAVVWNVVDDRGCVIGQAATFGTWTMLSD, from the coding sequence ATGACTGCAATTTGGAATTCGCCGGAATGGACCCTGCGTACGACACAGCTGCTGGACTCCTGGAAACGATGGATCGGCAGTGAACTGATCGAACGGACACATCCCGAAGAGGATGCAGAACGGTTGTACAAGTCGCCGTTTGTCGTCGTAGCTCACGGCACAGAAACAGATCCATTGCTGAATTACGGAAACCTCAGTGCATTGCGATTGTGGCAAATGACGATTGAGGAATTCATCGGGACACCTTCGCGTAAAACAGCAGAACCAATCCATCGTGATGAACGCGAGCGGCTTTTGGCACGGACACGCTCCGATGGCTATATCGACAATTATTCCGGGATCCGCATCTCATCGACGGGTCAGCGTTTTCAGATTGAAAATGCAGTCGTCTGGAATGTTGTCGACGATCGCGGCTGCGTAATCGGACAAGCGGCCACGTTTGGCACCTGGACGATGCTGAGCGATTGA
- a CDS encoding aldo/keto reductase, giving the protein MQFRRVGESDLELSVIGLGTWAIGGGDWKFGWGDQDETEAIETIIEAVKQGINWIDTAAVYGLGHSETLVGQALRQIPATEKPLIATKCGRTNSGGGEIGKCLRRNSIIAECEASLKRLNVECIDLYQMHWPEPDEEIEEGWQTLVDLKSQGKVRHIGVSNHSVSQLQRLQAIHPVATLQPPYSMIARDVEESLLGFCHQQNTGVVCYSPMGKGLLTGTFTADRVATLSEKDHRSRDPRFQSPQLEVNLAFVDRLQTIADSLGWTIPELSIAWVLRRPEVTSAIVGARRPHQIMETAKAGDRVLDSTSEAAIESALQQRQSDLNQLGNIEKPRV; this is encoded by the coding sequence ATGCAGTTTCGACGAGTTGGAGAATCTGATCTGGAGCTCAGCGTTATCGGTCTCGGCACCTGGGCGATTGGTGGCGGCGACTGGAAGTTCGGGTGGGGTGATCAGGACGAAACAGAAGCGATCGAAACCATCATTGAAGCCGTTAAACAGGGCATCAACTGGATCGATACCGCAGCGGTTTATGGACTTGGCCACAGTGAAACACTGGTAGGTCAGGCTCTCAGGCAAATCCCTGCCACTGAGAAGCCACTCATCGCAACCAAGTGCGGTCGAACGAATTCGGGAGGAGGAGAAATAGGAAAATGCCTGCGCCGCAACAGCATCATTGCTGAATGTGAGGCCAGCCTGAAACGTCTGAACGTCGAATGCATCGACCTCTATCAAATGCACTGGCCGGAGCCGGATGAAGAGATCGAAGAAGGCTGGCAAACACTTGTCGATCTGAAGTCACAGGGCAAAGTCCGACATATCGGAGTTTCAAATCATAGTGTCAGTCAGCTACAGCGGCTGCAAGCCATTCACCCCGTCGCGACTCTGCAACCGCCTTACAGCATGATCGCTCGCGACGTTGAAGAAAGTCTGCTGGGTTTTTGTCACCAGCAGAATACAGGAGTCGTATGTTACAGTCCCATGGGAAAAGGCCTTCTCACGGGTACTTTTACAGCAGACCGTGTTGCGACGCTTTCCGAAAAGGACCATCGTTCGCGTGACCCGCGGTTCCAGTCGCCTCAACTGGAAGTCAATCTCGCATTCGTCGATCGTTTACAAACAATTGCGGACAGTCTGGGATGGACAATTCCTGAATTATCAATCGCGTGGGTATTGCGACGCCCGGAAGTCACCTCTGCTATTGTCGGAGCTCGACGTCCCCACCAGATTATGGAAACAGCAAAGGCTGGCGACCGCGTTCTTGATTCGACATCCGAGGCGGCAATCGAATCTGCTCTTCAACAGAGACAATCCGACTTAAACCAACTTGGCAACATCGAAAAGCCACGCGTGTAG
- a CDS encoding ABC transporter permease produces the protein MKGKLFGIFMLLVALCTFMTLATSDPWWNIKSSLFLQPGNIQNLLSRTSLYGILGIGVAFVIITGGIDLSIGSTVCLSGVLLAMFLQVDYHPAEQFSVSDVNAAAHTIVVSGDASSLSPGDRVRYSGGRSKSILFTIEAINQTGSQWSITTKEAPSRDETQGELTPTIPVISATREEGKKAATVILGKTDSRTHTIKLQDQINLVGIASGLSTQEVTAVEVKGGTTVYSLRNDPGDRITNDCVAIPMHRHQRMSIPVAILSVLAIAATLGLIHGLLITRARLQPFVVTLCGLLIYRGLSRWLTSDNPAGFGEFSSSLGTVATGRLPIVTHNGQMVFGLPYPLFFLVIIGTVAAVFLGRTIWGRYLLALGRNEEAARFSGINTGRVTLIAYVICTSMAAVGGMLFSLDSSSISPSSFGNFFELYAIAAAVLGGCSLRGGEGSIVGVVIGTAVMQVLNNLIMLLKISGTLEYAIIGSVILLGVLADEAYKRIAAQRRLRQKAG, from the coding sequence ATGAAGGGTAAACTGTTTGGAATTTTCATGTTGCTGGTGGCGTTGTGTACGTTCATGACGCTCGCAACATCCGATCCGTGGTGGAACATCAAGTCGTCGCTGTTTCTGCAACCGGGTAACATCCAGAATCTGCTGAGCCGCACGTCGCTCTATGGTATCCTTGGAATCGGCGTCGCGTTCGTGATCATTACCGGTGGGATCGACCTGTCGATTGGATCGACCGTGTGCCTGTCCGGCGTCCTTCTGGCAATGTTTCTGCAGGTCGACTATCACCCGGCAGAACAGTTCAGCGTCTCTGATGTGAATGCGGCAGCCCACACAATCGTCGTCTCGGGAGATGCGAGCAGTCTCTCCCCCGGCGACCGCGTGCGCTATTCGGGTGGAAGAAGCAAGTCGATTCTGTTCACCATCGAAGCAATTAACCAGACCGGAAGCCAATGGTCAATCACAACGAAAGAAGCTCCATCGCGAGATGAAACTCAGGGCGAACTGACTCCCACAATTCCCGTAATCTCAGCAACCCGGGAAGAGGGAAAGAAAGCAGCAACGGTGATACTGGGCAAAACCGACAGCCGGACACACACCATCAAACTCCAGGATCAGATCAACCTGGTCGGTATCGCCTCGGGCCTGAGCACACAGGAAGTTACAGCCGTTGAAGTCAAGGGGGGCACAACCGTTTATTCTCTTCGAAATGATCCCGGAGACCGGATCACGAACGACTGCGTCGCCATTCCAATGCATCGACACCAACGAATGTCTATTCCTGTGGCGATCCTGAGCGTGCTGGCAATTGCTGCCACACTGGGGCTTATTCACGGACTGCTCATTACTCGCGCGCGGCTTCAGCCTTTCGTCGTCACACTCTGCGGACTGCTGATTTATCGGGGTCTCTCCAGATGGCTGACCAGTGACAACCCGGCAGGCTTCGGAGAGTTTTCGTCTTCACTCGGTACAGTCGCCACGGGTCGACTTCCCATCGTCACCCACAATGGTCAGATGGTGTTCGGGCTGCCCTACCCTCTATTCTTTCTCGTGATCATCGGCACGGTTGCTGCGGTTTTTCTCGGCCGAACGATCTGGGGGCGATATCTGCTTGCACTTGGTCGCAATGAAGAGGCCGCGCGATTCAGCGGCATCAACACAGGAAGAGTGACTCTGATTGCCTACGTCATCTGCACATCAATGGCGGCCGTCGGCGGAATGTTGTTTTCACTCGATTCCAGTTCGATTTCTCCTTCCAGTTTCGGCAACTTCTTCGAGCTCTACGCGATCGCTGCTGCTGTACTGGGCGGATGTAGTCTGCGTGGCGGCGAAGGTTCCATCGTCGGCGTGGTGATCGGAACGGCGGTGATGCAGGTACTCAACAATCTGATCATGCTTCTCAAGATTTCAGGAACACTCGAATACGCTATCATCGGTTCTGTCATCCTGCTGGGTGTTCTGGCCGATGAAGCCTACAAGAGAATCGCCGCGCAACGACGGCTGCGGCAGAAAGCGGGATAA